One region of Mus pahari unplaced genomic scaffold, PAHARI_EIJ_v1.1 scaffold_5086_1, whole genome shotgun sequence genomic DNA includes:
- the LOC110314730 gene encoding mas-related G-protein coupled receptor member A1-like: MIIIFGLVGLTGNAIVLWLLGFCLKRNAFTVYILNLALADFFFLLCHIINSILFLLDVFYPIIFLQCFYTTMTVLYIAGLSMLSAISTERCLSVLCPIWYHCHRPEHTSTVMCAIIWVLSLLICILHRYFCGLFDIKYKNDNGCLASNFFTTAYLIFLFVVLFLSSLALLARLFCSTGRMKLTRLYVTIMLTVLVFLLCGLPFGIHNFLLLKITDYFPVFDYKLYLASIVLTAVNSCANPIIYFFVGSFRHRLKHQTLKMVLQRALQDTPETAENMVEMSRSKAEP, from the coding sequence ATGATCATCATCTTTGGACTGGTCGGGCTGACAGGAAATGCCATTGTGCTCTGGCTCCTGGGCTTCTGCTTGAAGAGGAATGCCTTCACAGTCTACATCCTAAACTTGGCTCTGGCTGacttcttcttccttctatgtCACATCATAAATTCCATACTGTTCCTTCTCGATGTTTTCTACCCCATTATCTTCCTCCAGTGCTTTTACACCACCATGACGGTTCTCTACATCGCAggcctgagcatgctcagtgccATCAGCACTGAGCGCTGCCTGTCTGTCCTGTGCCCCATCTGGTATCACTGCCACCGTCCAGAACACACCTCGACTGTCATGTGTGCTATAATCTGGGTCCTATCACTGTTGATCTGCATTCTGCATAGGTATTTCTGCGGTTTATTTgatatcaaatataaaaatgacaatgGGTGTCTGGCATCAAACTTCTTTACTACCGCGTacctgatatttttgtttgtagtCCTTTTTCTGTCCAGCCTGGCTCTACTGGCCAGGTTGTTCTGTAGCACTGGGCGAATGAAGCTTACCAGACTGTATGTGACCATCATGCTGACCGTTTTGGTTTTTCTCCTCTGTGGGTTGCCCTTTGGCATCCACAACTTCCTGTTATTGAAGATTACGgattattttcctgtatttgatTATAaactttatctggcatcaattgtCTTGACCGCTGTTAACAGCTGTGCCAACCCCATCATTTACTTCTTCGTGGGCTCCTTCAGGCATCGGTTGAAGCACCAGACTCTCAAAATGGTTCTCCAGAGGGCACTGCAGGACACTCCTGAGACAGCTGAAAATATGGTGGAGATGTCAAGAAGCAAAGCAGAGCCGTGA